The Rhodococcus sp. B50 DNA window CCCGAATCGTCGCGAACTGCGCGCCGCCCTGTCCGAGGTCTCCCTCCGCGACGAGAACCGGCTGCGTCGCCGGCTCGACCGGACCCGGGGCGGCGAGGCGTTGACCAAGGTCGCCGCCGAGATCGACAACGCCCGTATCCGGCTCGCCTCCCGGGCGGCCTCGGTCCCGGTGATCCGTTATCCCGAGGACCTGCCCGTCTCGCAGCGCAAGGACGACATCGCCGCCGCGATCCGCGACCACCAGGTGGTCGTGGTCGCCGGTGAGACCGGATCGGGCAAGACGACACAGATCCCGAAGATCTGCCTCGAACTCGGGCGCGGTGTGCGCGGTCTGATCGGCCACACCCAACCACGCCGGATCGCCGCGCGCGCGGTCGCCGAGCGGCTCGCCGAGGAACTCGGCGCCGAACTCGGCGACACCGTCGGCTATACCGTCCGGTTCAACGATCAGGTCACCGACTCGACACTCGTCAAGCTCATGACCGACGGCATCCTCCTCGCCGAGATCCAGCGAGACCGGCTGTTGCGGCAGTACGACACCCTCATCATCGACGAGGCGCACGAGCGCAGCCTCAACATCGATTTCCTGCTCGGCTACCTCGCGCAGTTGCTTCCGCGTCGCCCCGACTTGAAGGTGATCATCACCTCCGCGACGATCGACCCCGAACGTTTCGCGCAGCACTTCGCCGACTCGAACGGCACACCCGCCCCGATCGTCGAGGTCTCCGGACGCACCTACCCCGTCGAGGTGCGTTACCGCCCCCTGACCGTCGAAGTGGGCGAGACACTCGTCGACCGCGATCCCGTCGATGCGGTGTGCGAGGCCGTCGAAGAACTCCAGCGCGAGGGCGACGGCGACATCCTGGTCTTCCTCTCCGGCGAGCGGGAGATCCGCGACACCGCCGACGCCCTGCGCGACCGGAAGCTCCGCAACACCGAGATCCTCCCGCTCTACGGACGCCTGTCGGCGGCCGAGCAGCACCGGGTCTTCACACCGCATACGGGCCGACGGGTCGTGTTGTCCACCAACGTCGCCGAGACGTCCCTGACGGTTCCCGGTATCCGTTACGTCGTCGACCCCGGCACCGCCCGTATCTCGCGGTACTCGGTGCGGACGAAGGTACAGCGACTGCCGATCGAACCGATCTCGCAGGCCTCGGCGCGTCAGCGCGCCGGACGATGCGGTCGTGTGGCCGACGGCATCTGCATCCGTCTGTACTCAGAGGACGACTTCGACGGCCGACCGGAGTTCACCGAACCGGAGATCCTGCGCACCAATCTCGCGTCGGTCGTGCTGCAGATGACCGCGCTCGGACTCGGCGACATCGAGGCGTTCCCGTTCGTGGAGGCGCCCGATCCCCGGGCGATCCGCGACGGTATCGCGCTGCTCGAGGAACTGGGCGCGCTCGAACCCGCCGAGAAGGGCGAGGCGCCGAGCCTGACCGCGACGGGTCGCGAGATCGCCCGGCTGCCCGTCGATCCGCGCATGGCCCGCATGATCGTCGAGGGCCACCGCAACGGATGCCTGCGCGAGGTGCTCATCATCGTCGCGGCGCTGTCGATCCAGGACGTGCGCGAGCGGCCCACCGAGTTCCAGCAGGCCGCCGACGAGAAGCACGCCCGGTTCGCGGTCGAGGGCTCGGACTTCCTGGCCTACCTCCGCCTGTGGGACTACCTGAAGGAACAGCGCAGGGAACTGTCGTCGAGCCGGTTCCGCAGGTTGTGCCGCGACGAGTTCCTGCACTGGCTGCGGATCCGCGAATGGCAGGACCTGCAGGGGCAGCTGCGTCAGATCACCGTCGACATGGGCTGGCAGACGCACCACCGCGACGTGAATCCCGACGACGTCCACAAGTCGATGCTCGCGGGCCTGCTGTCGCACATCGGTCTTCGCGAGGGCGACAAGCGCGACTTCCTCGGCGCCCGCGGCGCACGGTTCGCGGTCTTCCCCGGGTCGTCGCTGTTCAAGAAGCCACCGCGCTGGGTCATGGCGGCCGAACTCGTGGAGACCACACGGCTGTGGGCTCGGACGGCCGCGCGTATCGAACCCGAGTGGGCCGAGAAACTCGCCCCGCACCTGGTCAAGCGCACCTACTCGGAACCGCACTGGTCGACGCGCCGCGAGTCGGCGATGGCCTACGAACGCGTCACGCTCTACGGCATCCCCCTGATCGCCCAGCGTCCCGTGCCCTACGGACGCATCGATCCGGAGGTCTCGCGCGAGCTGTTCATCCGGCACGCCCTCGTCCAGGGCGAGTGGCGGACGCAGCACACGTTCTTCCACGACAATCGCGCTCTGCTCGAGGACGTCGAAGAACTCGAACACCGGGCGCGGCGGCGCGACATCGTCGTCGACGACGAGACCCTGTTCGACTTCTACGACCAGCGGGTCGGCCCGGAGGCGATCTCGGCGCGGCACTTCGACACCTGGTGGAAGAAGACCCGCAAGCAGCAACCCGACCTGCTGACCTTCACCCCGGACACGGTGGTGAACCAGGACGCCGCCTCGGTGCTCGAGGGCGACTACCCGGATGCCTGGCGCCAGGGCGAGATCCAGTTCCCCCTCACCTACCAGTTCGAGCCGGGCACCGAGGAGGACGGGGTCACCGCCCGCGTCCCCGTCGCGCTGCTCGCGAACCTCAAATCCGTCGGCTTCGACTGGCTCGTGCCCGGTATGCGGACCGAGCTCGTCACAGCCCTCATCAAGACACTGCCGAAGAATCTTCGCCGACAGGTGGTTCCGGCTCCCGACTTCGCCGCGGCAGCGCTCGCGTCGGTGACGCCGCGATCCGAGCCGCTCGTCAATGCGATGGCCCGCGAACTGTCGCGACTCGGCCGGTGCACGATCGAACCCTCGGACTTCGATCCCGGTGCGCTGCCCGACCATCTGCGAATGACCTTCGCGGCCGTCGACGAGCGCGGCACCGTGCTCGGGCGCAACAAGAGCTTGGCCGCACTCCGCACACAGCTTGCTCCCCGGGTCGAGGCCGAGGTCTCGCGGGCAGCCGCGGGCACCGAACGTCCCGCCGCGGTCGTGTGGACGGCCGAAACGCTCGGGAATCTCCCGCCCACCGTCACCCGCGAGGTGGGCGGCCGGAAGGTCACCGGCTATCCCGCCCTGGTCGCGGAGAAGGACGGCGTGGCGGTGCGCGTACTCAGCACACCGCAGGCCCAGCAGAATGCGACCCGTCAGGGCCTGCGCGCCCTGCTGCTCACGTCGGCACCGACGAAGGCGAAAGCCGTCACCTCGGGGCTGACCAACATGGAACGCCTCGCCCTCGGACGGAATCCCGACGGTTCGTTCGAGGCGCTGATCGAGGACTGCCGGGCCTGCGCGGTCGACGAGCTCATCGCCGCGCACGGCGCTCCTGTACGCACGCCCGAGGAGTTCGACCGGCTGGCCGCCACGGTGCGATCGCAGTTGCCGGGGCGCGTCGCCCGTCTGCTGAAAGCGGTTGTGCCCGTGCTGTCCCGCGCCCACGAGGTGGGCGTGCTCCTCGACCGTGCGAACGGCGAGGCCGCCGACGACGTGCGCGAACAGCTGCAATCGCTGCTGTTCCCCGGCTTCGTCACCGACCTGGGCTCACGGCGGATCGACGATCTACCGCGCTATCTCACTGCGGCCGCTCAGCGTCTGGAGTCGTTGCCGGCCAGCGCCAACCGGGACGCTGCCGGAATGGATGTGCTCGATCGCGTCTACAGCGCCTACGACAAACTGCTCGCACGCCTACCCGAGGAACGACGCACCGCGCCCGAGGTGGTCGAGATCTACTGGATGATCGAAGAATTGCGCGTGAGCCTGTTCGCGCAGAACCTCGGGACCCGGATCCCGGTGTCGGAGAAGCGGGTCGTGAAGGCGATCGACACGATCCGGTAGTGCTCGGATCGGCCACCGGGGTCGTCCTGTCCGAAACAGTCGGTCGGGGCGGTCAGTCGGACGGGGCGGAGCGAGACTTCTGGTGCTCGCGCAGTTCGTGGATCTCGCGCTCGAAATCCTCCGCCGAACTGAAGGAACGGTAGACCGACGCGAAGCGCAGATAGGCGACCTCGTCGAGATCGCGCAGGGGACCGAGGATCGCCAATCCCACCTCGTGGCTCGGGATCTCGGGTGAGCCTTTTGCGCGCACCGCATCCTCGACCTGCTGTGCCAGCTTGTTCAGCGCGTCGTTGTCGACGTCGCGCCCCTGGCAGGCGCGCGCCACCCCGCGCACGACCTTCTCGCGACTGAACGGCTCGGTCACGCCGCTGCGCTTGACGACGGACAGCACGGCCGTCTCGACCGTGGTGAAACGGCGCCCGCATTCGGGGCACGCCCGTCGACGACGGATTGCGGCACCCTCGTCTGCCTCGCGCGAATCGACCACCCGAGAGTCGGGGTGGCGGCAATACGGGCAGTACATGTCGGTTCCTTCGTCGTGCCCGTGCGGGTCGCGACGTCGGCGCCGAAGCAATACTTCCCGACCGGAACCGTCTCCACTCGCGAGTGGGCCGACACCGCCGCAACCACACGGAGTGGTGTGACTGACAGTGTTGGACAATACCCGCCTGTCCGGTTCGGGCGCGGATCGCGGGTCGGGGCGGGCCACGGCGCCGTCATCCCCGGGTGGAATCCGGCACGAGGAGACGACTTCCGGCCGGCACAGCAGTACCGTCGAGCGAATCGAGTTCGGCGACCCTCGCCAGGGTGACATCGACCGGGGCCTCCGGCGGCAGCCGGACGGCCGACGCCTCCAGGCTCTCCCCCTCGCCCACGACCGTGACCGTGGTACCGGCACTCTGCGAGATCACCTCGCCGGTGCGGACGTGGGCGAGCACGAGGAGCATCGTGGTGGCCAGCGCGGTGAGCAGCAGCGTTGCCGCCATCTGCCGCCAACTCGTGCCCTCCGCCGGCCGACGACTGCGCGGCATGATCTCCGACCGGCGATGCAGGGGCTCACGAGAGGACGCGACGACGCGCGGCCTCGTCCGCGACGGGACACGAGTGCGGTGCACCGCGGACGTCGCGATCGGCCGAATGCGGTGCAGGCTTCCCCCGCCCGGACCCGAGACGGTCCGCCCTTCGCTGCGCGTCCGAACTGCCGTTCCCGTCCGAACCGCCGTGCCCGAGCGAACTGTCGGGCCCCGTCGCACCGCCGCGCCCACCGGAACCGCCCTGTCGATCCGAACCGCTCTGCTCATCGGAAATCCTCCGTGTCGCTGTGCGTGGTCTGCCGACCCCGTCGAACACTCGATCATGTGTTCGAACGAAAGTCTGTTCGAATGTTGTACCACGAGTCCCGCCCCGGCGTCAGCCCCTCGAAGGGTGAATCTCGAACATCTGTTTGATATACGCGCGGGATGTCGATAGATTCGAAAGGCAACTTGCAACCCATCCGACACTCGCCGCACGGAGGTCACGATGAAGGCGGACGGAACATCCACAGCCCGCCGGGGCGGACCCACGACCGACGATCCCACCGCAGGACTCACCGAGCGTCAACGGCGCGTCCTCGAGGTCATTCGCGACTCCGTCAGCGAACGGGGGTACCCACCGAGCATCCGCGAGATCGGCGACGCCGTCGGACTCAACTCGACGTCGTCCGTCGCGCACCAGCTGCGCACGCTCGAACGGAAGGGCTTCCTGCGCCGGGATCCGAACCGCCCCCGAGCCGTCGACGTACGCGGCCTCGAGCCGTCGCCCGCTCCCCAGCCGTCCCACGAGGTGGTCGCCACCTCGTCGGCCGACGAGATCCCCTCTGCGGCAATGGTTCCCGTCGTGGGCCGGATCGCAGCCGGTGGTCCGATCCTGGCCGAGGAAGCAGTCGAGGACGTCTTCCCGCTACCGCGCGAACTCGTCGGCCAGGGGTCGCTGTTCCTCCTCAAGGTCGTCGGCCAGTCGATGATCGACGCCGCGATCTGCGACGGCGACTGGGTGGTCGTCCGCCAGCAGAACGTTGCCGACAACGGCGACATCGTCGCTGCGATGCTCGACGGCGAGGCCACCGTCAAGACGTTCAAACGGGTCGACGGCGACGTGTGGCTCATGCCCCACAACCCGATGTTCGAACCGATCCCGGGCAATGACGCCGCCATCCTCGGCAAGGTCGTCACGGTCGTCCGCAAGATCTGATCTCCGGGCTCACCCGGCACCAATGAGTCCGGGGTGGCTCCGCTGTGCGGAGCCACCCCGGACTTCTCGTACATGCCTCAGACGTCGAGACCGCGTCCGATGACTTCCTTCATGATCTCGTTCGTGCCGCCGTAGATCTTCTGCACGCGGGCGTCGAGGTACGCCTTCGCGACGGGGTACTCGCGCATGTAGCCGTAGCCGCCGTGCAACTGCAGGCACCGGTCGATGAGCTCGACCTGCTTGTCGGTGGTCCAGTACTTGGCCATTGCGGCCTCCTGGACGGTGAGCTTCTTCTCGTTGAGCAGCTCGATGCACCGGTCCACGAACACCCGGGCCAGCTGGGTCTCGGTGGCGAGCTCGGCGAGCTCGAAACGGGTGTTCTGGAACTTGCCGATCGGCTTGCCGAACGCCTTGCGGTCGCGGCAGTACTGGATCGTGTCGTCGAGCACGCGCTCCATGGCGGCGGCGGCGACGACCGCGATCGCGAGACGCTCCTGCGGCAGATTCTGCATCAGGTAGATGAAGCCCAAGCCCTCCTGCCCGAGGAGGTTGGCCGCCGGGACACGCACATCGTTGAAGCTGAGCTCGGCCGTGTCCTGGGCGTCCAGACCGATCTTGTCGAGGTTGCGTCCCCGCTCGAAGCCCGGCATGCCGCGCTCGACGACGAGCAGCGAGAAGCCCTGGGCGCCTTTCTCGGGGTCGGTGCAGGCCACGACGATCACCAGGTCGGAGTGGATGCCGTTGGTAATGAACGTCTTGGCACCGTTGAGGACCCAGTCGTCACCGTCGCGCACCGCGCGGGTCTTGATGCCCTGCAGGTCGCTGCCGGTGCCCGGCTCGGTCATCGCGATCGCGGTGATCAGCTCACCGGTACAGAATCCGGGCAGCCAGCGCTTCTTCTGCTCCTCGTTCGCGAGCTCGAGCAGGTAGGGCGCGACGACATCGTTGTGCAGCATGAAGCCCAGGCCACTGAAACCCAGCTTGGTGGTCTCCTCGGCCATGATGGCGTTGTAGCGGAAGTCGTCCATTCCGCCGCCGCCGTACTCCTCCGGCACCGCCATGCCGAGGAAGCCTTGCGCGCCGGCCTTCTTCCACACCTCACGGTCGACGATCTTGTCCTTCTCCCACTGCTCGTGGAAGGGGGCCACCTCCTGTTCGAGGAACTTCCGGTACGACTCCCGGAAGAGGTCGTGCTCGGGCTCGAAAAGGGTGCGTTCCATCTGCGCTCCTGTGTGAGACGTCGTTCGACATACTCACGGTATGCAGATGATCGCGCGGTGACGCTGACACAACCGAGCGGATTTTGTGACCCGGACGACTCCCGGCGAAGGATCAGCGCCGCAGGTCCGCGAGTCTGCGCAAGAGGGGGTACGCGACCAGGATGCCGATCGAGCCCCACGCGATGCCGCCGAGTTCGACCGATCCGATCGAGAGCGTCAGATCACCGATGCCGGCGACGAGCGCGGCAGCCGCGACGGTGAGGTTGACGGGGTCGGTGAAGTCGACCTTCGCCTCGGTCCAGATGCGTACGCCGAGGATGCCGATCAGGCCGTAGAGCACGAGCGTCGCGCCACCGAGGACGCCGTCGGGCACGGTGAAGACGAGTGCACCGAACTTCGGCGAGAAGGCGAGGACGACAGCGGTGACCGCCGCGACGGCGTACGCCGCGGTCGAGTACACGCGGGTCGCGGCCATGACGCCGATGTTCTCGGCGTAGGTCGTCGTTCCCGAACCGCCGCCCGCACCGGCCAGGGTGGTCGCGAGACCGTCGGCGATGAGCGCGTTGCCGGCCATGTCGTCGAGGTTCCGGCCGGTCATCGCGGCGACGGCTTTGACGTGCCCGACGTTCTCCGCGACCAGCACGACGACGACAGGCAGCGCCAGGAGGACGACCGACAGCTCGAAGGTGGGGCCACGCAGGTCGGGTAATCCGAACCACGCCGCGTCGCGCATGGCGTCGATGCGCTCGGAGGCGATCGCCCCGGTGAACGCCGCGAAGATCCATCCGACGATCACACCCACGAGGATGCCGAGCCGGCCGAGCATGCCCGGTCCCACCACCGTCACGAGCAGCGTGACCACGAGCGTGATCGTGGCGACGAGCGGTTGCGCCTCGAACGATCCGGTGGCGGTCGGTGCGAGGTTCAATCCGATGAGGGCGACGATCGCCCCCGTCACCACCGGCGGCATGACCGCGTCGATGATGCGCGAACCGGCTGCCTTGACGGCGAGACCGATCAGAACGAGAACGATGCCGACAGCGACGATCCCGCCGAGTTGCGCTGCCGGACCGGACCCGGCCGAGGCGCTCAGAGGCGCGATGAACGCGAACGACGAACCGAGATAGCTGGGCACCCGTCCGCGCGTGATGATCAGGAACAGTGCGGTACCGATCCCGGAGAACAGCAGCGTCGTCGTGACGGGGAAGCCCGTGATCGTCGGCACGAGCAGGGTGGCACCGAACATCGCGATGACGTGCTGCATCCCGATGCCCACGGTGCGCGGCCACGACAGCCGCTCGTGCGGTGCGACGACCGCACCGGGGTTGATGCGACGCCCGTCGCCGTGCAGTGTCCACCCTCGGCCCGTGGTGCGTCCGGTCGTCTTCGCTCGTTCGGTCACGACAGGACATCGTAGAACCGGTCGTCCCGGTCGCGCCGCTCAGTCCAGCAGTTTCGCGGCGGCGGCCCGTGCCGCGACGGGATCGTCGGTCGCGAGGACCGCCTCCGCGGCCTCGCGGCAGCGATCCATCGGGACCGAGGAGAGCCGCGCCCCGACGCCCGTCACCGCCGACGCCGCACACGACAGCGAGGTGACGCCCATCCCGGCCAGGACACACGCGAGGAGCGGGTCGGCCGCCGCCTCGCCGCACACTCCCACCGGCTTGCCGGCGGTGGTGCCGGCCTGTGCCGCGCGGGCCACCAACGCGAGCACCGCGGGTTGCCACGGATCGGTGAGGGCGGCCAACTGCGGCGACATCCGGTCGGCCGCCATCGTGTACTGAGCGAGGTCGTTGGTACCGATCGACAGGAAGTCCAGATGTTCGAGCAGCCGATCCGCGAGCAGGGCGGCGGACGGAACCTCGATCATGACCCCGGGTGAGAGGCCACGTTCGCGCACCCGCGCGGCGAAGTCTGCGGCCTCCGACACCGTCGCCACCATCGGCGCCATCACCCACGGCCGGACACCGGTGCGCGAGGCCGCCTCGGCCACCGCGTCGAGCTGCCGATCGAGCACACCCGGCGCCGACGTCGTGATGCGGATACCGCGGACCCCGAGCGCGGGATTGTGCTCGTCGGGATGGTTGGCGAAGCGGAGCGGCTTGTCGGATCCGGCATCGAGTGTGCGCAGGACGACCTTCCGGCCTTCGAACGCTTCGAACACTTCCGTGTAGATGTCGGACTGCTCCACCACGGTCGGTTCCGTGTCGCGGTCGAGGAAGCACAATTCGGTGCGGAACAGTCCGACGCCCTGCGCCGGCGTGCGACGCGCCGCACGGGCGCCGGATCCGTCCTGCACGTTGGCGAGGATCTCCACCGGGTGCCCGTCCGCGGTGGCTCCCGGACCGGACCAGCCCGCCACACGTTCCCGTTCGATGCGGTCGCGTTCGACCTCGGCGGCGGCCTCGGCGCCGTCCGGTGAGAGCACGATCCGGCCCGTCGCACCGTCGACCAGCACCGCTGTTCCGACCGGGACGTCGTCGAGGTCGGCCACTGCGACGACGCACGGGATGCCGAGCTGACGGGCGATGATCGCGGTGTGGCTCGTGGGTCCGCCGAGCGAGGTGGCGAGCGCGACGATCACGGACGGGTCGAGACCGGCGGTGTCGGCGGGTGCGAGATCGGTGGCCAGGAGCACGGACGGCCGCTCCGGCATCTCGAGGCCGGGTTCGGGAGCGCCCTGCAGTTCGGCGATCACGCGGTCGCGGATGTCGAGCAGGTCGGTGACCCGCTCCGCCTGCAGACCGCCCATCTTCTCGAACAGCGCCGCGAACTGCTCTGTGGCACCGACGGTGGCACCGACCGCGTCGGTGCCGGATCGGATCTTCGTCGCGGCCGCTCCGCGCCAGGCGCGATCCTCGACGAGCACCGCGGTGGCCTGGAGCACTTCCGCGGCGGCACCCGAGGCGCGGGAAGCGCGGGCCCGCAGCCGCTCGGCCACGACCTTCGCGGCGTCCTCGAATCTGCCCACCTCGGCTTCGCGCGCCGTGTCGGGAATCGAGGTGCCCTGGGCCGGCACGACGGGACGCGCGACCGGCCGGACGACCGGGCCGTATCCGATACCGGGCACGACGGGGGTGCCGTGCAGGGCGGACGCCGACTGCTCCATGGAGATCTCCTCACCGCGGTGTTTCGTTGTGACCCAGATTACTCACAAGCCTTGACATGTCAACACAGACGGGCGTAAAACAACATAAACCAACATTCATATCCCACAAATCGGGTACCCCCAGGAGTGACGGTGTACGCAGAGGAACGGCAACAGGCGATCGCGGCGCTGGTCGCGGCGCGTGGCCGCGTGTCGGTCGCGGCTCTCGCCGACCGTTACGGCGTCACCACCGAGACGGTGCGGCGCGACCTCGCCCACCTCGAACGCCTGGGCCACGTGCGGCGCGTCCACGGGGGCGCGATTCCGGCCGCCTCACTCACGGTGGCCGAGCCCGCCCTCTCCGAGCGCGAACACACCCGCGCCGAGCACAAGGACCGCATCGCCGCCGCGGCCACCTCCTTTCTCCCACCGTCCGGGGGGAGCGTGCTCTTCGACGCCGGCACCACCACCGGCAGAATCGTCGGTGCACTGCCACCCGAGGTCGAGCTCACCGTGGTCACCAACTCGGTGCCGATCGCCGCGCGCCTCGCGGCGATGAACGCCGTGCAGTTGCACCTGCTCGGCGGGCGCGTCCGCGGAGTCACCCAGGCCGCGGTGGGCGCCGAGGCCCTGACCACCCTCTCGACAGTCCATGTGGACGTCGCATTCATCGGCACCAACGCCCTGAGCATCGACCACGGACTGTCCACGCCCGATGCTGACGAGGCCGCGATCAAACGCGCCATGGTGCGCACGGCCGACCGGGTCGTCGTGGTCGCCGATTCGTCGAAGGTCGGCCGGCGCAACCTGCTGAGCTTCGCGTCGCTCGAACCGATCGACGTCCTGGTCACCGACACCGACCTCGACGACACCGACCGCCGTCAACTCATCGAACACGGAATCGAGGTGGTGACGGCATGATCGTCACGCTCACGGCCAACCCCAGTCTCGACCGCACGGTCGGCCTGACGGGCCCACTCGAACGCGGAAGGGTGCATCGCACCGAGCGATCCACCGTCGACCCGGGTGGGAAGGGGATCAATGTCGCCCGCGTGCTGCACGCCGCATCGACCGAGGTGGTGGCCGTCCTTCCGGCCAACACCGGCGACCCACTGCTCGCCGCGCTCGAGGACCGGGGCATCGCGCATCGGGCCGTGCCCACCTCCGGGTCGACACGCAACAACATCACCGTCGCCGAACCCGACGGCACCACCACGAAACTCAACGAGCCCGGAACACCCTGTACCGGGCGCACGCTGGGCGAACTGCACGCCGCCCTGCTCGAGTGCGCGCAGGACGCCGCGTGGACCGTCCTGTCGGGCTCCCTCCCTCCCGGAGTGCCCGAATCCTGGTACGCCGATCTCGTGGATGCCCTGCGCAGCCTGGGGTGCCGCATCGCGATCGACACCTCCGAGCGGCCGCTGCTCGCCCTCGCCGCGCGTTTCCCCGCGGCCGCCCCGGACGTGATCAAGCCGAATTCCGACGAACTCGCCCAGCTCACCGGGGCGGACGCGCACGAACTCGAATCCGGCGCCGCCGCAGGCGATGTCGGTGCCGTGGTCGATGCAGGGCGGGTCCTGGTCGACCGTGGCGTCGGCGCGGTCCTCGCCACCCTCGGAAGCGCCGGCGCCGTTCTGGTCACCGAGGCGGGCGCCTGGCGCGCCACCGCGGCCGATGTCACGGTCCGCAGCACGGTCGGCGCGGGCGACTCGTCGCTCGCGGGATATCTGCTTGCCGAACAGGCCGGCCGCGAACCGGCCGAGTGCCTGCGACTCGCCGTCGCCTACGGGACCGCGGCCGTCGCACTTCCCGGAACCGCCCTTCCCACTCCCGATTCCGTCGACCCCACCCGAGTGCACGTCACCGACGTCCACCGCCGACCCCGACCGCTCCCCTCCCACTCCTAAGGAACGTCATGTCCGACACCACCTCCGGCCCCGCAGGCGGTTCCTCGATCATCGGTACGGAACTCGTCGCGCTCGACGCCGACCTGGGATCCGACAAGAACTCCGTCATCGCTGCGCTCGCCGGACGCCTCGCCGCGACCGGCCGAGCCTCCGACGCCGACGCGCTCACGGCAGCCGTTCTCGAACGGGAAGCCAAGTCCGCCACCGGCCTTCCCGGCGGAATCGCGATCCCCCACGCCCGCAGCGAAGCGGTCACCACTCCCTCCCTCGGATTCGCCCGACTGTCTCCGAAGGCCGACTTCGGAGCTCCCGACGGACCCGCCGACCTCGTCTTCCTCATCGCCGCGCCGGAAGGTGCGGGCGGCGACCACATGAAGCTGCTGACCGCCCTCGCTCGCGCACTCGTGCGTCCGGACTTCGTCGCGTCGCTGCGCGCGGCCGCCTCCGCCGAGGAGGTCATCGCGCTGGTCGAGGACGTCCTCCCACCCCGACCCGAGCCGTCCGGCACCGGTGCTGCCGCCTCCGCCGCAGCGGCGGCACAGCCGGCGCCCGCCGCGTCCGCGAAGCCCGCGGTCGCACCCCCGCAGAGTCCGGAGCAACCCGCCGGCAGCCGCACGATCGTCGCGGTCACCGCGTGCCCGACCGGCATCGCGCACACCTACATGGCCGCCGATGCGCTGGCCGCGGCCGGTGAACGCGCGGGCGTGACGGTCCGGGTGGAGACGCAGGGGTCGAGCGGTAGCACTCCCCTGCCCGCCGATACGATCGCCGGCGCCGACGCCGTCATCTTCGCCACCGATGTGGGGGTCAAGGGCCGGGAACGGTTCGCCGGCAAGCCTGTGATCGCGTCGGGCGTCAAGCG harbors:
- the hrpA gene encoding ATP-dependent RNA helicase HrpA — its product is MSISPAPNRRELRAALSEVSLRDENRLRRRLDRTRGGEALTKVAAEIDNARIRLASRAASVPVIRYPEDLPVSQRKDDIAAAIRDHQVVVVAGETGSGKTTQIPKICLELGRGVRGLIGHTQPRRIAARAVAERLAEELGAELGDTVGYTVRFNDQVTDSTLVKLMTDGILLAEIQRDRLLRQYDTLIIDEAHERSLNIDFLLGYLAQLLPRRPDLKVIITSATIDPERFAQHFADSNGTPAPIVEVSGRTYPVEVRYRPLTVEVGETLVDRDPVDAVCEAVEELQREGDGDILVFLSGEREIRDTADALRDRKLRNTEILPLYGRLSAAEQHRVFTPHTGRRVVLSTNVAETSLTVPGIRYVVDPGTARISRYSVRTKVQRLPIEPISQASARQRAGRCGRVADGICIRLYSEDDFDGRPEFTEPEILRTNLASVVLQMTALGLGDIEAFPFVEAPDPRAIRDGIALLEELGALEPAEKGEAPSLTATGREIARLPVDPRMARMIVEGHRNGCLREVLIIVAALSIQDVRERPTEFQQAADEKHARFAVEGSDFLAYLRLWDYLKEQRRELSSSRFRRLCRDEFLHWLRIREWQDLQGQLRQITVDMGWQTHHRDVNPDDVHKSMLAGLLSHIGLREGDKRDFLGARGARFAVFPGSSLFKKPPRWVMAAELVETTRLWARTAARIEPEWAEKLAPHLVKRTYSEPHWSTRRESAMAYERVTLYGIPLIAQRPVPYGRIDPEVSRELFIRHALVQGEWRTQHTFFHDNRALLEDVEELEHRARRRDIVVDDETLFDFYDQRVGPEAISARHFDTWWKKTRKQQPDLLTFTPDTVVNQDAASVLEGDYPDAWRQGEIQFPLTYQFEPGTEEDGVTARVPVALLANLKSVGFDWLVPGMRTELVTALIKTLPKNLRRQVVPAPDFAAAALASVTPRSEPLVNAMARELSRLGRCTIEPSDFDPGALPDHLRMTFAAVDERGTVLGRNKSLAALRTQLAPRVEAEVSRAAAGTERPAAVVWTAETLGNLPPTVTREVGGRKVTGYPALVAEKDGVAVRVLSTPQAQQNATRQGLRALLLTSAPTKAKAVTSGLTNMERLALGRNPDGSFEALIEDCRACAVDELIAAHGAPVRTPEEFDRLAATVRSQLPGRVARLLKAVVPVLSRAHEVGVLLDRANGEAADDVREQLQSLLFPGFVTDLGSRRIDDLPRYLTAAAQRLESLPASANRDAAGMDVLDRVYSAYDKLLARLPEERRTAPEVVEIYWMIEELRVSLFAQNLGTRIPVSEKRVVKAIDTIR
- the nrdR gene encoding transcriptional regulator NrdR translates to MYCPYCRHPDSRVVDSREADEGAAIRRRRACPECGRRFTTVETAVLSVVKRSGVTEPFSREKVVRGVARACQGRDVDNDALNKLAQQVEDAVRAKGSPEIPSHEVGLAILGPLRDLDEVAYLRFASVYRSFSSAEDFEREIHELREHQKSRSAPSD
- a CDS encoding LysM peptidoglycan-binding domain-containing protein yields the protein MPRSRRPAEGTSWRQMAATLLLTALATTMLLVLAHVRTGEVISQSAGTTVTVVGEGESLEASAVRLPPEAPVDVTLARVAELDSLDGTAVPAGSRLLVPDSTRG
- the lexA gene encoding transcriptional repressor LexA, translating into MKADGTSTARRGGPTTDDPTAGLTERQRRVLEVIRDSVSERGYPPSIREIGDAVGLNSTSSVAHQLRTLERKGFLRRDPNRPRAVDVRGLEPSPAPQPSHEVVATSSADEIPSAAMVPVVGRIAAGGPILAEEAVEDVFPLPRELVGQGSLFLLKVVGQSMIDAAICDGDWVVVRQQNVADNGDIVAAMLDGEATVKTFKRVDGDVWLMPHNPMFEPIPGNDAAILGKVVTVVRKI
- a CDS encoding acyl-CoA dehydrogenase family protein: MERTLFEPEHDLFRESYRKFLEQEVAPFHEQWEKDKIVDREVWKKAGAQGFLGMAVPEEYGGGGMDDFRYNAIMAEETTKLGFSGLGFMLHNDVVAPYLLELANEEQKKRWLPGFCTGELITAIAMTEPGTGSDLQGIKTRAVRDGDDWVLNGAKTFITNGIHSDLVIVVACTDPEKGAQGFSLLVVERGMPGFERGRNLDKIGLDAQDTAELSFNDVRVPAANLLGQEGLGFIYLMQNLPQERLAIAVVAAAAMERVLDDTIQYCRDRKAFGKPIGKFQNTRFELAELATETQLARVFVDRCIELLNEKKLTVQEAAMAKYWTTDKQVELIDRCLQLHGGYGYMREYPVAKAYLDARVQKIYGGTNEIMKEVIGRGLDV
- a CDS encoding uracil-xanthine permease family protein produces the protein MTERAKTTGRTTGRGWTLHGDGRRINPGAVVAPHERLSWPRTVGIGMQHVIAMFGATLLVPTITGFPVTTTLLFSGIGTALFLIITRGRVPSYLGSSFAFIAPLSASAGSGPAAQLGGIVAVGIVLVLIGLAVKAAGSRIIDAVMPPVVTGAIVALIGLNLAPTATGSFEAQPLVATITLVVTLLVTVVGPGMLGRLGILVGVIVGWIFAAFTGAIASERIDAMRDAAWFGLPDLRGPTFELSVVLLALPVVVVLVAENVGHVKAVAAMTGRNLDDMAGNALIADGLATTLAGAGGGSGTTTYAENIGVMAATRVYSTAAYAVAAVTAVVLAFSPKFGALVFTVPDGVLGGATLVLYGLIGILGVRIWTEAKVDFTDPVNLTVAAAALVAGIGDLTLSIGSVELGGIAWGSIGILVAYPLLRRLADLRR